One Chromatiaceae bacterium genomic region harbors:
- a CDS encoding thioredoxin fold domain-containing protein, whose product MPEVNRAVMLSRLAKALIFSLLAQAGPVAAENHFDWAKVGAEARERGLPVAVLIMGPDCGYCERLRQEFLEAPATRGTLERGAVTQEISRDLGGKVTDFDGERIRTRRFLDRYEIFATPTLLFLSPEGELLAPALVGFNDPQNYGELVAKRMNRAHANLASGERPSRSMLAESE is encoded by the coding sequence TTGCCCGAAGTCAATCGCGCCGTCATGTTGTCCCGACTCGCCAAAGCTCTGATTTTCTCCCTGTTAGCCCAGGCTGGCCCGGTGGCCGCCGAAAACCATTTCGACTGGGCCAAAGTCGGGGCAGAGGCACGGGAACGTGGGTTGCCCGTCGCCGTCCTGATCATGGGTCCCGATTGCGGCTACTGCGAACGCCTGCGTCAGGAATTCCTCGAAGCCCCCGCGACGCGTGGCACCCTGGAACGGGGGGCCGTCACCCAGGAGATCTCCCGGGACCTGGGCGGCAAGGTCACGGACTTCGACGGGGAACGCATCCGTACCCGTCGCTTCCTGGACCGCTACGAGATCTTCGCCACTCCGACCCTGCTTTTCCTTAGCCCGGAAGGCGAACTGCTAGCTCCCGCTCTCGTCGGCTTTAACGACCCCCAGAACTATGGGGAGCTGGTGGCCAAGCGCATGAATCGCGCCCATGCCAACCTGGCCTCTGGGGAGCGGCCATCCCGCTCCATGCTCGCCGAAAGCGAGTAG
- a CDS encoding sulfite exporter TauE/SafE family protein, with product MTLIEILAYLVTGVFSGLLAGLLGLGGGVLIVPSLILVFGHLGFTPEWIVHLAVGTSLATIIGTGGASALAHHRRGAVRWDLVRRLAPGIVLGAWAGAALAGLLPQAWLQRLFGVFLLYVGARMLLPRSETPRVTAPGLLGLATAGGGIGALSAIVGIGGGTLTVPYLVKTGLTMRQAVASSSACGLPIALAGAIGFMVTGWGREGLPAMSTGFVYWPAVLGILLTSMPMAPLGARLAHSLPLPILTRIFGVLLLLVAARLLLG from the coding sequence ATGACCTTGATTGAAATCCTGGCCTATCTGGTGACCGGGGTCTTTTCCGGCTTGCTGGCGGGTTTATTGGGACTGGGGGGTGGGGTACTGATCGTCCCCTCGCTGATCCTGGTTTTCGGCCATCTGGGCTTTACCCCGGAATGGATCGTGCATCTGGCGGTGGGCACGTCCCTGGCTACCATCATAGGCACCGGGGGCGCTTCGGCCCTGGCCCATCATCGGCGTGGCGCGGTGCGCTGGGATCTGGTCCGGAGGCTGGCGCCGGGGATAGTCCTGGGGGCCTGGGCGGGCGCGGCCCTTGCGGGCCTGTTGCCTCAGGCATGGCTCCAGCGCCTGTTCGGCGTCTTCCTGCTCTATGTCGGGGCGCGGATGCTGCTACCTCGGTCGGAGACGCCGAGGGTTACCGCGCCTGGCCTGCTAGGGCTGGCGACGGCGGGGGGTGGGATTGGCGCCCTCTCCGCCATCGTCGGTATAGGTGGCGGGACCCTGACGGTGCCCTACCTGGTCAAGACCGGCCTGACCATGCGCCAGGCCGTGGCATCCTCAAGCGCCTGTGGACTGCCCATCGCCTTGGCCGGGGCCATCGGTTTCATGGTCACGGGCTGGGGTAGGGAGGGGCTGCCCGCGATGAGCACGGGGTTCGTCTATTGGCCAGCGGTCCTGGGTATCCTGCTGACCAGCATGCCCATGGCGCCCCTGGGCGCCCGGCTGGCTCACAGCCTGCCGCTCCCCATCCTGACCCGCATCTTCGGGGTCCTGCTGTTGCTGGTGGCCGCCAGGTTGCTGTTGGGCTGA